From a region of the Thermomicrobium roseum DSM 5159 genome:
- a CDS encoding LLM class flavin-dependent oxidoreductase, with amino-acid sequence MPGMQFGIHVGPQNTTTDELRQLWRFADAHGFSWFSVWDHFYARTSDRIPHYEAVALLAALACDTQRIRFGCMVFAVQFRNIGLLAKSIVTIDHLSNGRLEVGLGAGWHEPEYRAFGYPFLSDRERLDQLEEGITALRRLLQEDAVTFEGRWIQLREARVYPKPLQPRLPLWIGGAGERRTARIAARHADGWNIPYVSPEGFRQKRAALEHWCEVEGRDPATLQIAVQVGLYMATEDDERTVSRLRERLVEQVGPQALEQPGWLIGGPDRISALLAEYHAAGADWINVTVRPPVDFEALQAFVERVMPHFAS; translated from the coding sequence ATGCCGGGGATGCAGTTCGGGATTCATGTCGGTCCGCAAAACACGACGACTGACGAACTCCGCCAACTCTGGCGCTTCGCTGATGCCCATGGTTTCTCCTGGTTTTCGGTCTGGGATCACTTTTATGCCCGGACATCCGACCGCATCCCACACTACGAGGCTGTCGCCCTGCTCGCTGCACTCGCTTGCGATACCCAGCGCATCCGGTTCGGTTGTATGGTTTTCGCCGTTCAGTTCCGCAACATCGGCCTGCTGGCCAAATCGATCGTGACCATCGATCACTTGAGCAACGGGCGATTGGAGGTCGGGCTGGGCGCTGGCTGGCACGAGCCGGAATATCGCGCCTTTGGCTACCCGTTCCTGTCCGATCGCGAGCGACTCGATCAGCTGGAAGAAGGAATCACGGCCTTGCGCCGGCTCCTCCAGGAAGATGCGGTGACGTTCGAGGGTCGCTGGATTCAGCTCCGTGAGGCCCGCGTCTATCCCAAACCGCTCCAGCCGAGGCTGCCGCTGTGGATCGGCGGTGCCGGTGAGCGCCGGACAGCCCGCATCGCGGCACGACATGCCGATGGCTGGAACATTCCTTACGTCAGCCCGGAAGGCTTCCGCCAGAAGCGAGCAGCACTGGAGCACTGGTGCGAGGTCGAAGGGCGCGACCCCGCGACGCTCCAGATCGCCGTTCAGGTCGGGCTCTACATGGCCACGGAAGACGACGAGCGAACCGTGTCCCGTCTCCGTGAGCGACTGGTCGAACAGGTCGGGCCCCAAGCACTCGAACAGCCAGGCTGGCTCATCGGTGGCCCCGACCGTATCAGCGCACTGCTCGCGGAGTATCATGCGGCTGGAGCGGACTGGATCAACGTGACGGTTCGACCACCGGTCGATTTCGAGGCGCTCCAGGCGTTCGTCGAACGCGTGATGCCGCACTTCGCGAGCTGA